The following proteins come from a genomic window of Natrinema saccharevitans:
- a CDS encoding phosphoribosyltransferase yields the protein MSDLPDDFDCTITNWEYIYGLCRDVADDVRDDEFEPDVVVALARGGWFAGRCLCDFLGLDDLTSLKMEHYVGAAEKSDEPSVRYPMPEGSVKDKDVLIIDDIADTGGSISRAYEYVDDRDAGEVRTATLQLLGTSEFQPDYVGERLEEWTWVVYPWNFIEDMVDLIAGAMEASDRETFTDEAIRRALTDHHGIERIEMEIAQPDRLPEVLAEMERREVLESVGDDRWALAGE from the coding sequence ATGTCCGACTTACCGGACGACTTCGACTGTACGATAACCAACTGGGAGTACATCTACGGGCTGTGTCGGGACGTCGCCGACGACGTGCGCGACGACGAGTTCGAGCCCGACGTGGTCGTCGCACTGGCTCGCGGCGGCTGGTTCGCGGGCCGGTGTCTCTGTGACTTCCTCGGACTCGACGACCTGACGAGCCTGAAGATGGAACACTACGTCGGTGCCGCCGAGAAGTCCGACGAGCCGAGCGTCCGCTATCCGATGCCCGAAGGCAGCGTCAAGGACAAGGACGTGCTGATCATCGACGACATCGCCGACACCGGCGGCTCGATCAGTCGCGCCTACGAGTACGTCGACGACCGCGACGCCGGCGAGGTCCGCACCGCGACGCTGCAGTTGCTCGGCACCAGCGAGTTCCAGCCGGACTACGTCGGCGAGCGCCTGGAGGAGTGGACCTGGGTCGTCTACCCGTGGAACTTCATCGAGGACATGGTCGATCTGATCGCCGGCGCCATGGAGGCCAGCGACCGCGAGACGTTCACGGACGAGGCGATCCGCCGCGCCCTGACCGACCACCACGGCATCGAACGCATCGAGATGGAGATCGCCCAGCCCGACCGCCTGCCCGAGGTCCTCGCCGAGATGGAGCGCCGCGAGGTCCTCGAGTCGGTCGGGGACGACCGGTGGGCGCTGGCCGGCGAGTAA
- the thiC gene encoding phosphomethylpyrimidine synthase ThiC yields MPQTQMQAARNGTVTPEMERVAERENRAPEYVREQVAAGQAVVPANRHHDALDPMIIGREFATKVNANIGNSETTSDRETELEKLHTAVHYGADTVMDLGTGSDLDEIREAHVEHSPVPIGTVPLYEAVKRAGSPEAMTKDLLLEIIEKQAEQGVDYMTIHAGILAEHLPLTDGRTTGIVSRGGSIVATWMEENGEQNPLYQIFPEICEIFAEHDVTFSLGDSLRPGSLADACDEAQYAELDTLGELTRVGWDHGVQVMVEGPGHVPMHKVAETVERQQEVCNGAPFYVLGPLVTDVAPGYDHITSAIGAAMAARAGAAMLCYVTPKEHLGLPEESDVRDGLAAYRIAAHAADVGNERPGARDWDDALSEARYAFEWREQFDLALDPDRARSFHDQTLPGDNYKEARFCSMCGAEFCSMRIDQDAREDGEMAAIEAEDGTDLEASPAAEVNRPPVGTHRSGDLPPTADHGGDEPLEEPGDD; encoded by the coding sequence ATGCCGCAAACACAGATGCAGGCCGCCCGTAACGGGACGGTCACGCCCGAGATGGAGCGGGTCGCCGAGCGTGAGAACCGCGCTCCGGAGTACGTCCGCGAGCAAGTCGCCGCGGGACAGGCCGTCGTCCCGGCAAACCGACACCACGATGCCCTCGATCCGATGATCATCGGACGGGAGTTCGCGACGAAGGTCAACGCCAACATCGGCAACAGCGAGACGACGAGCGACCGCGAGACGGAACTCGAGAAGCTCCACACCGCGGTCCACTACGGCGCGGACACGGTGATGGATCTGGGCACCGGAAGCGATCTCGACGAGATCCGCGAGGCGCACGTCGAGCACTCGCCCGTGCCGATCGGGACGGTACCGCTGTACGAGGCGGTCAAGCGAGCGGGCAGCCCCGAGGCCATGACGAAGGACCTGCTGCTCGAGATCATCGAGAAACAGGCCGAACAGGGCGTCGACTACATGACGATCCACGCGGGGATCCTCGCCGAACACCTGCCGTTGACCGACGGCCGGACGACGGGAATCGTCTCGCGGGGCGGTTCGATCGTGGCAACGTGGATGGAGGAGAACGGCGAGCAGAACCCGCTGTATCAGATCTTCCCCGAGATCTGCGAGATTTTCGCCGAACACGACGTCACGTTCAGCCTCGGCGACAGCCTCCGACCGGGTTCGCTGGCCGACGCCTGCGACGAGGCTCAGTACGCCGAACTCGACACGCTGGGCGAGCTGACCCGCGTCGGCTGGGATCACGGCGTGCAGGTGATGGTCGAAGGGCCAGGCCACGTCCCGATGCACAAGGTAGCGGAGACCGTCGAGCGCCAGCAGGAGGTCTGTAACGGCGCGCCCTTTTACGTCCTCGGCCCGCTGGTCACCGACGTCGCGCCGGGCTACGATCACATCACGAGCGCCATCGGTGCCGCCATGGCCGCGCGAGCGGGGGCGGCGATGCTGTGTTACGTCACCCCCAAGGAACACCTCGGCCTCCCCGAGGAGAGTGACGTCCGCGACGGCCTCGCGGCCTACCGGATCGCCGCCCACGCCGCCGACGTGGGCAACGAGCGGCCGGGCGCGCGCGACTGGGACGACGCGCTCTCGGAGGCGCGCTACGCGTTCGAGTGGCGCGAGCAGTTCGACCTCGCGCTCGACCCCGACCGCGCTCGCTCCTTTCACGACCAGACCCTGCCCGGTGACAACTACAAGGAAGCTCGCTTTTGCTCGATGTGCGGCGCGGAGTTCTGTTCGATGCGAATCGACCAGGATGCGCGCGAGGACGGCGAGATGGCGGCCATCGAGGCCGAGGACGGCACCGACCTCGAGGCGTCGCCGGCCGCCGAGGTCAACCGTCCGCCCGTGGGGACCCATCGATCGGGCGACCTGCCGCCGACGGCCGATCACGGGGGCGACGAGCCGCTCGAGGAGCCGGGCGACGACTGA